One stretch of Candidatus Eremiobacterota bacterium DNA includes these proteins:
- a CDS encoding transcriptional repressor, translating to MSTPPVSNDQPLPPNYRTVLDVVEEAGPGSHLTAQQIWVRARARQPRIGFATVHRGLIRLHELGAVMKIDVPGEASAVYEPAASPHAHFRCSRCGLLTDFDFAVPTETLRALAERQGVTIEHETVTFTGRCKSCR from the coding sequence GTGTCGACGCCGCCTGTCAGCAACGATCAGCCGCTGCCGCCGAACTACCGGACGGTCCTCGACGTCGTTGAGGAAGCCGGGCCGGGCAGCCATCTCACGGCTCAGCAGATTTGGGTTCGGGCCCGGGCGCGCCAGCCGCGGATCGGCTTCGCCACGGTGCACCGCGGGCTGATCCGGCTGCACGAGCTGGGCGCGGTGATGAAGATCGACGTCCCCGGCGAAGCCTCGGCGGTCTACGAGCCTGCCGCCAGCCCGCACGCGCACTTCCGCTGCAGCCGCTGCGGGCTGCTGACCGACTTCGACTTCGCCGTCCCTACGGAGACGCTGCGCGCGCTCGCCGAGCGCCAAGGCGTCACGATTGAGCACGAGACCGTCACCTTCACCGGCCGCTGCAAAAGCTGCCGCTGA
- the msrB gene encoding peptide-methionine (R)-S-oxide reductase MsrB: MNKIEKTAAEWRAELAPERYAVLREGATERPFSGALYHNHDEGTYACAACGNTLFSSATKYESGSGWPSFWAPEDRANVELIEDRSHGMVRTEVRCAHCGSHLGHLFDDGPAPTGQRYCMNSLALEFAPKREG; this comes from the coding sequence GTGAACAAGATTGAGAAGACCGCTGCCGAGTGGCGGGCGGAGTTGGCGCCCGAGCGATATGCGGTGCTGCGGGAGGGCGCGACGGAGCGGCCGTTCAGCGGGGCGCTCTACCATAACCACGACGAAGGGACGTACGCCTGCGCGGCGTGCGGCAACACGCTCTTCTCCTCGGCGACGAAGTACGAGAGCGGGAGCGGGTGGCCGAGCTTCTGGGCCCCGGAGGACCGCGCGAACGTCGAGCTCATCGAAGACCGCTCGCACGGGATGGTCCGCACGGAGGTCCGCTGCGCGCACTGCGGCTCGCACCTGGGGCACCTCTTCGACGACGGCCCGGCGCCCACGGGCCAGCGCTACTGCATGAACTCGCTCGCGCTGGAGTTCGCTCCGAAGCGCGAGGGCTGA